A portion of the Intestinibacillus sp. Marseille-P6563 genome contains these proteins:
- a CDS encoding DUF4368 domain-containing protein, giving the protein MKQPYNTTIYNTALYMRLSRDDESYGDSVSIETQRTILQQYAREQGLHVVGEYVDDGWSGTNFERPSFQRMMDDVEAGKVNCIVTKDLSRFGREHVMMDYYLEFLFPEKRVRYIAVAENEDTEKGLSDFVPFKNLFNEWFAKDTSRKVKTAFKAKFAAGQRISAYAPLGYKKHPEIKNKLIIDEETRWIVEKIFDLAIHGKGAASITRILIAEKVPTPGFINFQRDGTFANIYAGAPEEKGYAWTIAQVKSIMKDETYIGHTIHYRETNISFKNKRRIRKPQSEWVRVENTQEPIISEQVFRQVQEQIASRRRERKNGTTQIFAGLIKCADCGWSLAYEENRQNSKPYGYYHCSKNGQGTRQCSMHYIRYDVLYAYVLSRLQYWSALVQHDEEQLLKRLLNANDKGQAAARKKQAAELKKAEKRKAEVDTLFARMYEDWAAGRITEYNFNMLSGKYQSEQAELEEKIEQLQSAIAAESQSAADAEKWIALMKECVNPTELTAELLNTLIEKILVHEAVKNEDGSREQEVEIFYRFIGKID; this is encoded by the coding sequence GTGAAACAACCTTACAATACTACCATTTACAACACGGCTCTTTATATGCGGTTAAGCCGTGACGATGAAAGCTATGGTGACAGCGTAAGCATTGAAACGCAGCGGACAATCCTGCAACAGTACGCAAGGGAGCAGGGGCTTCATGTGGTCGGGGAATATGTGGACGATGGGTGGAGTGGGACAAACTTCGAGCGTCCGAGTTTCCAGCGCATGATGGACGATGTGGAAGCCGGAAAAGTAAACTGCATTGTCACCAAAGACCTGTCCCGTTTCGGGCGGGAGCATGTGATGATGGACTACTATCTGGAATTTCTGTTCCCGGAAAAACGGGTGCGGTACATCGCCGTTGCGGAGAATGAGGACACAGAAAAGGGACTGTCCGATTTTGTGCCATTCAAAAACCTGTTCAACGAATGGTTCGCAAAGGACACCAGCCGCAAGGTAAAAACTGCTTTCAAGGCAAAGTTTGCCGCCGGACAGCGTATCAGCGCCTATGCTCCCCTCGGGTACAAGAAGCACCCGGAAATCAAGAACAAGCTGATAATCGACGAGGAAACCCGCTGGATCGTGGAGAAGATTTTTGACCTTGCTATTCACGGCAAAGGGGCGGCCAGCATTACAAGGATATTGATTGCGGAAAAAGTACCGACGCCGGGATTTATCAACTTCCAGCGTGACGGGACTTTCGCCAATATCTATGCTGGCGCACCAGAGGAAAAAGGCTACGCATGGACGATAGCGCAGGTCAAAAGCATTATGAAAGATGAAACCTACATCGGCCATACCATCCACTACCGGGAGACCAATATTTCCTTTAAGAACAAGCGGAGGATACGCAAGCCCCAAAGCGAATGGGTGCGGGTGGAGAACACGCAGGAGCCGATTATCAGCGAACAGGTTTTCCGGCAGGTACAGGAGCAGATCGCAAGCCGCCGGAGGGAGCGCAAGAATGGCACGACACAGATTTTTGCGGGGCTGATAAAGTGTGCGGACTGCGGCTGGTCGCTGGCCTACGAGGAGAACAGACAGAACAGCAAGCCCTATGGCTACTACCATTGTAGCAAGAACGGGCAAGGCACACGCCAATGCTCCATGCACTACATCCGCTATGATGTGCTTTACGCCTATGTCCTCTCCCGTCTGCAATACTGGTCGGCGCTGGTACAGCACGATGAAGAACAGCTTTTGAAACGGCTGCTGAACGCCAATGACAAAGGACAGGCCGCCGCAAGAAAAAAACAGGCTGCTGAACTGAAAAAAGCGGAGAAGCGGAAAGCCGAGGTCGATACCCTGTTTGCCCGGATGTATGAGGACTGGGCGGCGGGGCGTATCACAGAATACAACTTCAATATGCTGTCCGGGAAGTACCAAAGCGAACAGGCGGAACTGGAAGAAAAGATTGAACAGCTTCAATCTGCTATTGCCGCTGAAAGCCAGAGTGCCGCAGACGCAGAAAAATGGATTGCCTTGATGAAAGAGTGCGTCAATCCCACGGAACTCACCGCTGAACTCTTGAACACGCTGATTGAAAAAATCCTTGTCCATGAGGCGGTCAAGAACGAGGACGGAAGCCGGGAACAGGAGGTAGAAATCTTCTACCGCTTCATCGGCAAAATTGATTGA